The Megalops cyprinoides isolate fMegCyp1 chromosome 10, fMegCyp1.pri, whole genome shotgun sequence genome window below encodes:
- the LOC118785051 gene encoding G patch domain-containing protein 8, translated as MACYYLVISSTHLSNGHFRNIKGVFRGPLCKTAGSESPDYAEKEKAIAKALEDLKANFYCELCDKQYHKHQEFDNHINSYDHAHKQRLKELKQREFARNVASKSWKDDRKQERALRRLHQLAEQRQQSECGPGSGPKFRTTTVSAKAHHQDKVPLERDRGAQHRPTPPVPGGTSKDAGSRLPRGSPVGREQPHGCKRASQSASDHSRRRAGVSFCFSRKAQLKLESSASVFSDSVEEASDREDLQQKRARRTLEALWSRTPSPGELAADSGEDEEHGDLQNGKAEGESKQKGLDACQSHAAAAQCSAEEQGCPVMALPGSLDHAHSDDEPRDSGYTPGPEADFDEPDRSSCFTSRDVVCADGKSDTTSSQLQRKGLLQQSPGCQEGIDTISDSDYVKTEECQDCSVEADEGYTFRETYIVTDVEQIKNQVSFVNVLSKDGSTTLKWPTELLLYTKSEPYVSYSCNPLYFDFKHSRNKHKSNKSTRVAGPDHCGVDSDTLEGPARRQAKTKFDIPKPKRPKHRKMRKTSHLKSGAVSELSTSSVQSVGSQTETKGSSECTQPDASRSKRASTKRSRLGKRKSSSKAEAPDKKTVAERSLKSVVNLLSTPWAKKRRRQSLDLVSLNLNGGSSPNYGRLMVKENHFRYRWDTDEYKRVNSTASFSEKSGSCSSFSDLNSDSEGGPYRYVRYSSSSGSTSRRDSGYTQTHTGRPCWSRSTGDSSSSDVACGPGKKHRDRKTHKTKRSCKDTGTLEVVRWWSPDWQCNRGERDERPGGRRSLSSCSSTSTSDLSHRSQHSAPRVAPGLRRARPKPGSLCASMCAVDHRPSRSVSRDRLRFLKPPLVQSTGTVKSTCVPAGPRRVSRKSTDTPPDADTAVRPEGSLVDSKSPAGWKVNGSPSLPLIGKFPAVRRGAKKGESSKMKCNLSREQGEATGRQAVGDSGCSPSAAGQKEKSEAAQHDEQVPCPAGEGELESSPLAFPPDTHVLSVYSAEKEIIVAACSPAGSHRQGQESSEPSFHSSVDSAVESKSPRERPLKCASPPLTEQPITFSPDEIDKYRLLQLQAQQHMQQQLQVKEAPLEVPSRSPAPAPQPGPDFQPTLLHHRALAAFSSLHPHPAHPRLTHLQPHPLHSQPHFAPLSLAPISPAVLPAHPAALLAGHPLHLAPASAFHPAPLALHPLPPVSLLPALLAPGPMAAAAAASTLHLRPLLHPLFPGQDLQPHSGPGS; from the exons gattatgcagagaaagagaaagccaTAGCCAAGGCTCTGGAGGACTTGAAGGCTAATTTCTACTGTGAATTATGTGACAAACAGTACCACAAGCACCAGGAGTTTGACAACCACATAAATTCCTACGACCACGCTCACAAGCAG AGGCTGAAGGAGCTGAAGCAGAGGGAGTTTGCGCGCAATGTGGCGTCCAAGTCCTGGAAGGACGACAGGAAGCAGGAGCGTGCCCTCCGGCGCCTGCATCAGCTGGCCGAACAGAGGCAGCAGTCCGAATG TGGTCCTGGAAGCGGTCCAAAGTTCAGAACCACGACAGTCTCGGCTAAAGCCCACCATCAGGACAAGGTCCCGTTGGAGCGGGACCGTGGAGCTCAGCACCGCCCCACCCCTCCCGTCCCAGGAGGCACCTCCAAAGACGCAGGCTCCAGGTTGCCACGGGGATCCCCCGTGGGCAGAGAGCAGCCTCACGGCTGCAAGAGGGCGTCGCAGTCGGCCTCTGACCACAGCCGCCGGAGAGCAGGAGTctccttctgcttctccagGAAGGCCCAGCTGAAGCTGGAGTCGTCCGCCTCCGTCTTCAGCGACAGCGTCGAGGAAGCCAGCGACAGGGAGGACCTCCAGCAGAAGAGGGCACGGCGGACGCTTGAGGCCCTCTGGTCTCGGACGCCGTCGCCTGGCGAGCTGGCCGCAGACAGCGGCGAGGACGAGGAGCATGGAGACCTGCAGAACGGGAAGGCCGAGGGGGAGAGCAAACAGAAAGGCCTAGATGCCTGCCAAAGCCACGCCGCTGCGGCCCAGTGCTCAGCCGAAGAACAGGGATGCCCTGTAATGGCCTTACCTGGGTCTCTTGACCATGCTCACTCAGACGACGAGCCCAGGGATAGTGGCTATACACCTGGGCCAGAGGCAGATTTTGATGAACCAGACAGGAGCAGCTGCTTCACTTCGAGGGACGTTGTATGTGCAGATGGGAAGTCTGACACCACCTCCAGCCAGCTCCAAAGGAAAGGTCTACTTCAGCAATCCCCTGGGTGTCAGGAAGGCATCGATACAATCAGTGACTCGGACTACGTCAAAACAGAGGAGTGCCAAGACTGCAGCGTCGAGGCAGATGAAGGTTATACCTTTAGAGAGACATACATAGTTACAGATGTcgagcaaatcaaaaatcaagtcTCTTTTGTAAATGTTCTCAGCAAAGATGGATCAACAACGCTGAAATGGCCAACGGAATTGCTGCTGTACACAAAGTCAGAACCGTATGTGTCCTACAGTTGCAATCCTCTGTATTTTGACTTTAAACACTCTAGGAATAAACACAAATCGAATAAAAGCACACGAGTAGCAGGTCCAGACCACTGCGGTGTGGACAGCGATACCTTGGAGGGTCCTGCCCGGAGGCAAGCGAAAACTAAATTTGACATTCCAAAACCAAAGAGGCCCAAGCACCGCAAGATGCGCAAAACGTCCCATCTTAAATCAGGTGCAGTCAGTGAGCTGAGTACTAGCTCTGTGCAGAGTGTAGGTTCCCAAACGGAAACCAAAGGAAGCTCTGAATGCACACAACCTGACGCATCACGCAGCAAACGCGCCAGCACCAAGAGGAGCAGActgggaaagagaaaaagctCTTCAAAGGCAGAAGCTCCAGATAAGAAGACTGTGGCAGAACGCAGTCTCAAAAGTGTCGTGAATCTGCTCTCTACTCCATGGGCTAAAAAGAGGAGAAGGCAGAGCCTTGACCTGGTCTCGCTGAACCTGAATGGAGGGTCCTCTCCCAATTACGGCAGGCTAATGGTGAAGGAGAACCATTTTAGATATCGTTGGGACACTGATGAATACAAAAGAGTGAACAGCACAGCGTCCTTCAGTGAGAAGTCCggctcctgcagcagcttctcAGACCTGAACTCGGACAGCGAGGGAGGACCCTACAGGTACGTAAGGTACTCGTCCTCGTCCGGGTCGACGTCAAGGAGGGACTCCGGctacacacagactcacactggCAGGCCCTGCTGGAGCAGGTCGACCGGGGATAGCTCCAGCAGTGACGTGGCTTGTGGTCCGGGTAAAAAACACAGGGACCGGAAGACCCACAAGACCAAGAGGTCCTGCAAGGACACGGGCACTCTGGAAGTGGTGCGCTGGTGGAGTCCAGACTGGCAGTGCAACAGGGGCGAGAGGGATGAAAGGCCTGGCGGGCGCCGCAGcctcagctcctgcagcagcaccagcacctcGGACCTCAGCCACCGCTCTCAGCACAGCGCTCCGAGGGTCGCCCCCGGCCTCCGCCGAGCCCGGCCTAAACCTGGGTCCCTCTGCGCCAGCATGTGTGCCGTGGACCATAGACCCTCCCGATCGGTCTCCAGAGACCGGCTCCGTTTTCTCAAACCCCCACTGGTTCAAAGCACCGGGACAGTGAAGAGCACCTGTGTCCCTGCTGGTCCTCGGAGGGTCAGCAGGAAGAGCACAGACACCCCTCCAGATGCCGATACCGCTGTTCGACCTGAGGGGAGCTTGGTGGACAGTAAAAGCCCTGCAGGGTGGAAAGTGAACGGCAGCCCGTCTTTACCTCTCATAGGGAAGTTTCCTGCTGTTAGAAGAGGTGCCaagaagggagagagcagcaagATGAAATGTAACCTCAGCAGGGAGCAAGGAGAGGCGACTGGgagacaggctgtgggagacTCAGGCTGTTCCCCGTCCGCTGCAGGACAGAAGGAGAAGTCCGAAGCTGCACAGCATGACGAGCAGGTGCCGTGCCCTGCGGGAGAGGGTGAACTTGAGTCGTCGCCTCTGGCGTTTCCACCCGACACACACGTCCTCTCAGTTTATTCAGCAGAAAAGGAGATAATTGTTGCTGCGTGCAGTCCCGCCGGGTCCCATCGCCAAGGGCAAGAGTCCTCAGAGCCCTCATTCCACAGCAGTGTGGATTCCGCGGTGGAGTCCAAAAGTCCACGCGAGAGGCCGCTAAAATGCGCTTCTCCGCCTCTGACAGAGCAGCCAATCACGTTCTCCCCCGATGAGATTGACAAGTACAggctcctgcagctccaggccCAGCAGCatatgcagcagcagctgcaggtgaagGAGGCCCCGTTGGAGGTGCCCAGCCGaagccccgcccctgcccct CAGCCCGGCCCAGACTTCCAGCCCACGCTCCTCCACCACCGAGCGCTGGCGGccttctcctccctccacccGCACCCTGCCCACCCACGCCTGACCCacctccagccccaccccctccactcGCAGCCCCACTTTGCGCCCCTCTCCCTCGCCCCCATCTCACCCGCCGTCCTGCCTGCCCACCCAGCCGCCCTGCTGGCAGGCCACCCGCTCCACCTCGCCCCGGCCTCCGCCTtccaccccgcccccctggCCCTCCACCCACTGCCCCCCGTCTCCCTCCTCCCGGCTCTGCTCGCCCCTGGCCCCATGGCAGCTGCGGCCGCCGCCTCCACCCTGCACCTgcgccccctcctccacccactGTTCCCTGGGCAGGACCTGCAGCCCCACTCAGGCCCTGGCAGTTAG